In Trichoderma atroviride chromosome 2, complete sequence, one DNA window encodes the following:
- a CDS encoding uncharacterized protein (EggNog:ENOG41~TransMembrane:12 (i33-59o65-88i118-144o156-176i188-210o230-254i266-289o315-338i371-389o395-414i434-456o468-487i)): protein MEDYSDPKSDLSPEAAHLASLGHKQELKRNFSLISMLGLAFAILNTWTALAASLTLALPSGGSSAVIWGLIVAGICNMTQAVSLAEFLSAYPTAGGQYHWAAIVSWPKWSRGISYATGWINVSGWVALSATGGLLGSTFIMNIIQLLHPDFEPKPWHQFLIYIAFALAALVINAFATRLLPLFTKAAFFWSVGGFVIISITVLACASPDYQSGEFVYGNFINEVGWPDGLAWLLGLLQGAFALTGFDGVAHMIEEIPNPQKEGPKIMMYCIGIGMFTGFIFLSCLMFVITNLDDVLVAAEGPLLHIFMDATKSRAGSVCLLMFPLVCMLFTTVTLVATSTRMSYAFARDRGMPFSHLFAQVHPTLDVPINALLWTTAWVIIFGCIFLGSTSTFNAITAASVVALGVTYAIPPLINVLRGRKMLPENRPFKLPNWLGWICNIVGICWAILTTVLFVFPPVIPVTGSNMNYAIVAFGVILLISCGTWIFDGRKNYKGPIVEIQGVFEGTVDGMDPAGHSDSVREEHAEKN, encoded by the exons ATGGAAGACTACAGTGACCCCAAATCCGACCTCTCCCCAGAGGCTGCCCACCTGGCATCACTGGGTCACAAGCAGGAGCTCAAGCGAAACTTTTCCTTGATTTCTATGCTGGGTCTTGCTTTCGCCATTCTCAACACATGGACTGCATTGGCCGCCTCACTAACACTGGCCCTCCCCTCCGGAGGCTCAAGTGCCGTCATCTGGGGTCTGATCGTCGCCGGTATCTGTAACATGACCCAGGCCGTTTCTCTGGCAGAGTTTCTTTCCGCGTATCCCACAGCCGGCGGCCAGTACCACTGGGCCGCCATTGTTTCATGGCCGAAATGGAGCCGTGGCATCAGCTACGCGACAGGATGGATCAATGTGTCGGGTTGGGTCGCCCTCAGCGCCACCGGTGGTTTGCTGGGTAGCACGTTCATCATGAACATCATTCAGCTTCTGCACCCGGATTTTGAGCCCAAGCCGTGGCATCAGTTTTTGATCTACATTGCGTTTGCCCTCGCTGCCTTGGTCATCAACGCTTTCGCCACTcgacttcttcctctcttcacCAAGGCCGCTTTCTTCTGGTCTGTTGGCGGCTTCGTCATTATCAGCATTACGGTTTTGGCGTGCGCTTCGCCCGACTATCAATCTGGCGAATTCGTCTACGGCAACTTCATCAACGAAGTTGGCTGGCCAGACGGTCTGGCTTGGCTGCTCGGGTTGCTTCAGGGCGCCTTTGCTTTGACAG GCTTCGACGGTGTTGCCCACATGATTGAAGAGATTCCGAACCCGCAAAAGGAGGGTCCCAAGATTATGATGTAttgcatcggcatcggcatgTTCACCGGTTTCATCTTCCTCAGTTGCCTCATGTTTGTCATCACCAACCTCGATGATGTCCTCGTAGCTGCCGAGGGCCCGCTGCTTCATATCTTCATGGACGCGACCAAGAGCAGGGCCGGCAGTGTTTGCCTGCTCATGTTCCCTCTCGTGTGTATGCTTTTCACCACCGTCACCCTGGTCGCCACCAGCACCCGAATGAGCTATGCTTTTGCCCGCGACCGTGGAATGCCCTTCAGCCACCTCTTCGCTCAGGTTCACCCTACCCTTGACGTCCCCATCAACGCCTTGCTTTGGACAACCGCCTGGGTTATTATCTTCGGCTGCATTTTCCTGGGCTCCACCAGCACCTTCAACGCCATTACTGCCGCGTCCGTTGTTGCGCTTGGTGTTACCTATGCCATCCCACCGCTCATCAACGTCTTGAGAGGCCGCAAGATGCTTCCCGAGAACCGCCCTTTCAAGCTTCCCAACTGGCTTGGCTGGATCTGCAACATTGTTGGAATCTGCTGGGCCATCCTTACCACCGTCCTGTTTGTATTCCCTCCGGTGATCCCCGTGACAGGATCCAACATGAACTACGCCATCGTCGCATTTGGCGtcattcttctcatttcctgCGGAACATGGATCTTTGATGGGCGCAAGAACTACAAAGGCCCTATTGTGGAAATCCAGGGCGTGTTTGAAGGCACTGTTGACGGCATGGACCCAGCAGGCCATTCCGACAGCGTTCGTGAAGAACACGCAGAAAAGAATTGA
- a CDS encoding uncharacterized protein (EggNog:ENOG41), whose amino-acid sequence MDQIVSDISTIAADDCPTPTSTIMTNAIFADEKDAMIPVTEAPHVEHHPAADRTFMIRTKQQPYRYLSLENGELRLLESVEAGGGWLWHCFKNCGWFGFRNTVSGTYLGHAWWDDQHRLLAKAPHHQADEYFIADRQTDGGYTLLALNDNKLLPVAIAGVHDMLLRQAEEPIGTAWEFVDTKFISMQVQLKRL is encoded by the coding sequence ATGGATCAAATCGTCTCAGATATCTCAACCATCGCAGCAGATGACTGTCCCACGCCCACCTCTACCATCATGACAAACGCTATATTCGCTGATGAGAAAGACGCCATGATTCCCGTCACTGAAGCCCCGCACGTGGAGCATCATCCTGCAGCCGACAGGACATTCATGATTCGCaccaagcagcagccatacCGCTATCTTTCTCTCGAAAACGGCGAGTTAAGGCTACTAGAGAGCGTTGAGGCCGGAGGAGGCTGGCTTTGGCACTGTTTCAAGAACTGCGGATGGTTCGGCTTTCGAAACACCGTCTCTGGCACGTACCTCGGACATGCTTGGTGGGATGACCAACACAGGCTTCTTGCAAAAGCTCCTCACCACCAGGCCGACGAATATTTCATAGCAGATAGGCAAACCGATGGCGGTTATACACTTTTAGCCTTGAATGATAATAAACTGTTGCCGGTAGCCATCGCAGGGGTTCATGACATGCTGCTCAGGCAAGCAGAGGAGCCTATTGGGACGGCATGGGAGTTTGTTGATACCAAATTTATTAGCATGCAGGTTCAGCTGAAACGTCTCTGA
- a CDS encoding uncharacterized protein (EggNog:ENOG41~BUSCO:EOG092D2KKF) has translation MSSEPVHPLRITKGSTPPNASPTKTPNLPQPRPLSEISPTERRRNSPSWNQMAPTKKTAALSNDSSPFQTSPADSVTSPRVFWQNRNSENMYSNGSPSSHRRSSIERLQKASRVKNSNILALEQKQEYDPTRLPQIERPLAKVQPGAFNFAGGSPGPDGEKSASPMSPTKSDYSGPSTPRGPSKDQASPTKSSLSPSKFKSSFDHETGLWSADSSALDGPPNGRSSHRHTKSVTFDNAPPQINEYEMATPDLSSIGTNSREGSYDSEEEDDEDDEDLLYDPAHMGGPEDESFDASLEDTDKTPVVGPDDWARDNSLVHHSEGEDDDGSLMPEGTRGAISSGRLSMGSVGSVAENRPLPPLPGAGHVRSQSAGSVPSSPALSQTPEGSHRSLPVPPPTSATKSDIESFISGKMSLEERLKLMMLSDDNSGKTAAEQQRERRLRRSSGRSRSSLSHDNSLALVDTQDDQIGDDVHNDDELEAHDAHETREEEENIGDMSGIGDYQLPQPISRESIMKRVNGNNALTDPEADYNFSSPPGSPLRDQHFPLDPDVPIPSTEDSLMGEEDDDDRSYDDEDDYDDEDPAESSVIIHRVIHEDSTGFDMYDSDYDDEYDDELDDELDGSHFQSDDDLEGSHSHYGGEGDSEHTEDGLGYRDGSIQEDITLEVPARDPVEEPAKEPVQEPAKEAVQELSPLDHENEAEEALTPRAISPLDADEESHADAESSIVSEFAGSVVSELESDFTYDTGLDPNHDVSEELDDESPRISTDIPQIKTPEKLIPKPDYDGAGWGDDSFKSYDDDRSTTPDSVIHNPVSEDEEEEHTIIERESPEIPERLATIKASGSKLKTRISNTPSDIVAMREARRHVSGEIPSVPSIPNKHRGLAPRDGKDLELSSDSFLARHPSFKNRSLTLDLDMGLSLDKDFERVIETQKRGYLMRQNTKLVSASDKDAEDSWRTKSASNSPIKAANRPQSWTVEPWNSQTRRSIRKGQPVLSPVPPLPGQESNATALNKVVEEDYNVDVAGPESGERGRLFVKVVGVKDLELPIPKNERSWFSLTLDNGVHCVTTAWLELARNAPIGQEFELVVPNDLEFQLTLNVKLEKPTYSHVQPAAVKMAKPKTSTFSRVFASPKKRKELELRQRAEEERFAQQQKEALARQRKDAGSAYELFSRLAAEDGSFARAYISLKEHENRCFGRPYTAEVVCFNEWASEEESFASTIKSKRGNASGILRRAPYKIGKLELQLLFVPRPNGITDDDMPKSMNSCIRELKAAEERLARNWEGVLSQQGGDCPYWRRRYFKLVGTKLTAYHEATRQPRATINLSNAKRLIDDRRTLMEKETTGKGGKRRRSAFAEEEEGYMFVEEGFRIRFNNGEVIDFYADTAEDKEGWMKALSDVIGRGDAGLDEEAGGPRSRAKWCELVLKHESQIRRRTESRRVHSRTRSTFN, from the exons ATGTCATCTGAACCG GTGCACCCATTGCGCATCACCAAGGGCAGCACGCCGCCAAACGCATCACCCACGAAGACGCCCAACCTTCCCCAGCCCCGCCCCCTATCTGAAATCTCGCCCACCGAAAGGAGACGTAATTCTCCTAGCTGGAACCAAATGGCTCCTACCAAG AAAACGGCGGCGCTCAGCAATGACTCGTCTCCATTCCAGACTTCGCCCGCCGACTCGGTGACATCGCCGCGGGTCTTTTGGCAAAACCGAAATTCGGAAAACATGTACAGCAACGGCTCGCCTTCGTCCCACCGGCGCTCCTCGATCGAGCGTCTCCAGAAGGCTTCACGCGTCAAGAACAGCAATATTCTGGCGCTTGAGCAGAAGCAGGAATATGATCCGACTCGGCTTCCTCAGATCGAAAGACCCCTAGCCAAGGTCCAGCCCGGCGCATTCAACTTTGCAGGAGGCTCGCCTGGCCCTGATGGCGAAAAATCCGCATCCCCGATGAGCCCAACCAAATCAGACTACTCGGGTCCCAGCACGCCGAGGGGACCCAGCAAAGACCAAGCTTCGCCCACAAAATCATCGCTATCTCCTTCCAAATTCAAGAGCAGCTTCGACCATGAGACGGGCTTGTGGTCTGCGGACTCGTCCGCTCTGGACGGCCCCCCAAACGGTCGATCTTCACATCGCCACACGAAGAGCGTGACCTTCGATAATGCACCACCTCAGATCAACGAGTATGAAATGGCCACCCCGGATCTGTCTTCCATCGGAACGAATTCGCGCGAGGGTAGTTACGActcggaggaggaggacgacgaagacgacgaggatctTCTTTACGATCCCGCTCACATGGGTGGCCCAGAGGATGAGAGCTTCGATGCATCTCTCGAGGATACAGACAAGACTCCAGTTGTGGGGCCCGATGACTGGGCTCGAGACAACTCTTTGGTTCACCACAGTGAAggtgaagacgatgacgggAGTCTGATGCCCGAGGGCACTCGAGGAGCAATCAGTTCGGGGCGCCTATCCATGGGATCTGTTGGGTCCGTCGCAGAAAACcgccctctccctcccctccctGGCGCAGGTCACGTCAGGAGTCAGTCTGCCGGCTCTGTGCCCTCATCGCCCGCCCTCTCACAAACTCCAGAGGGCTCCCACAGAAGCCTGCCCGTTCCACCGCCTACCTCTGCGACAAAATCCGATATTGAGAGCTTCATTAGCGGCAAGATGTCGCTTGAAGAAAGACTCAAGCTCATGATGTTGTCCGACGATAATAGTGGTAAGACTGCTGCCGAGCAACAGCGCGAGCGACGTCTTCGTCGCAGCTCTGGCCGCAGTCGAAGCTCGTTATCCCATGACAACTCGCTCGCCTTGGTCGACACTCAAGATGACCAAATCGGCGACGACGTTCacaatgatgatgagctAGAGGCGCATGATGCTCATGAGACTcgtgaggaggaggaaaataTTGGGGACATGTCCGGAATTGGAGATTATCAGCTGCCACAGCCCATTTCCAGAGAGTCCATTATGAAGCGTGTTAACGGTAATAATGCATTGACGGATCCCGAAGCAGACTATAACTTTTCTTCGCCGCCTGGTAGTCCTCTTCGAGACCAACACTTTCCTCTTGACCCTGACGTCCCCATTCCATCAACTGAAGATTCATTGatgggcgaagaagacgatgacgataGGAGCtatgacgacgaagatgattaTGACGACGAAGACCCGGCGGAGAGCAGTGTGATTATCCATCGGGTCATTCATGAAGACTCCACCGGATTCGATATGTACGACTCCGATTATGACGATGAATATGACGATGAGCTTGACGATGAGCTCGACGGTTCTCACTTCCAATCGGATGACGATCTAGAAGGCTCCCACTCTCATTATGGCGGCGAGGGGGATAGCGAGCACACAGAAGATGGTCTCGGCTATAGAGACGGATCTATCCAAGAAGATATTACTCTTGAAGTCCCTGCCAGAGACCCTGTCGAAGAGCCGGCCAAGGAACCTGTCCAGGAACCTGCAAAAGAAGCTGTTCAAGAACTTTCACCTCTGGACCATGAGAACGAGGCCGAAGAGGCGCTGACTCCACGAGCCATCTCGCCATTAGACGCCGATGAAGAAAGCCACGCTGACGCCGAGTCTAGTATTGTTAGCGAGTTTGCGGGTTCGGTGGTTTCTGAATTAGAATCGGATTTCACCTATGACACAGGCCTAGATCCCAACCACGACGTCTCAGAGGAGCTGGATGATGAGTCGCCAAGAATATCAACGGATATCCCCCAAATCAAGACACCGGAAAAGTTGATCCCGAAGCCAGATTATGACGGTGCCGGTTGGGGTGATGATTCGTTCAAGTCGTACGACGACGATAGATCGACGACTCCCGACTCTGTCATCCACAATCCCGTAtccgaagatgaggaagaagaacacACAATCATTGAGAGAGAATCTCCCGAGATTCCCGAACGGCTCGCAACGATCAAGGCCTCTGGCTCCAAGTTGAAGACAAGAATCTCCAACACGCCTTCCGACATTGTAGCCATGCGAGAAGCGCGCAGGCACGTTAGCGGCGAAATACCAAGCGTTCCATCAATCCCGAACAAGCACCGTGGGCTTGCGCCGCGAGATGGCAAAGACCTTGAGCTGAGCAGTGACAGTTTCCTGGCGCGACACCCAAGTTTTAAGAATCGGAGTCTCACCCTGGATCTGGATATGGGCCTCAGCTTGGATAAAGATTTTGAACGAGTCATCGAGACGCAAAAG CGCGGATATCTCATGCGACAAAACACCAAACTCGTGTCTGCCAGCGACAAGGATGCGGAGGATTCTTGGAGGACAAAATCAGCCAGTAATTCACCCATCAAAGCCGCGAATCGGCCGCAGTCATGGACTGTCGAACCGTGGAACAGCCAAACTCGTCGCAGTATTCGAAAGGGACAGCCGGTTTTGAGTCCTGTACCGCCCCTGCCGGGTCAGGAGAGCAACGCCACCGCTCTGAACAAGGTTGTTGAAGAGGACTACAACGTTGATGTGGCCGGCCCAGAGTCGGGTGAGAGAGGCCGTCTCTTTGTCAAGGTCGTTGGCGTAAAGGACCTTGAGCTTCCCATTCCGAAGA ATGAACGAAGCTGGTTTAGCCTGACGCTGGACAACGGCGTTCATTGTGTGACAACAGCTTGGTTGGAACTGGCTCGCAACGCACCGATCGGCCAAGAGTTTGAACTTGTCGTTCCAAACGACCTCGAGTTCCAATTGACCTTGAACGTGAAACTAGAGAAGCCGACCTACTCTCACGTCCAGCCTGCGGCGGTCAAGATGGCAAAACCCAAGACGTCAACATTCAGCAGAGTTTTTGCGTCacccaagaagcgcaaggagcttgagcttcggcagagagcagaggaggagcgctttgcgcagcagcagaaagaggcATTGGCGCGGCAGCGTAAGGATGCCGGCTCGGCCTACGAGCTCTTTTCACGGCTAGCTGCCGAAGACGGAAGCTTTGCTCGGGCTTACATCTCCTTAAAGGAGCACGAAAACCGATGCTTCGGTCGCCCATACACCGCCGAGGTTGTCTGCTTCAATGAGTGGGCtagtgaagaagagagcttCGCATCTACCATCAAGAGCAAGCGAGGCAATGCTTCTGGCATTCTCAGGCGGGCGCCGTACAAGATTGGAAAGCTggagcttcagcttctctttgtaCCTCGCCCCAATGGCATTACAGACGACGATATGCCCAAGAGCATGAATTCATGCATTCGAgagctcaaggctgccgaggAGAGACTCGCCCGTAACTGGGAGGGTGTCTTGAGCCAACAGGGTGGTGATTGTCCC TACTGGCGCCGTCGATACTTTAAGCTTGTTGGCACAAAGCTGACTGCTTATCACGAGGCTACTCGCCAGCCTCGCGCAACAATCAACCTCTCCAATGCCAAGCGATTGATCGATGATCGTAGAACattgatggagaaggagacaACCGGCAAAGGCGGCAAGCGCCGTAGATCTGCTTtcgcagaggaagaagagggctaCATGTTTGTTGAAGAGGGCTTCCGGATACGCTTCAACAATGGTGAAGTCATTGACTTTTATGCCGATACGGCCGAAGACAAGGAAGGCTGGATGAAGGCCCTTTCAGACGTCATTGGCCGTGGTGATGCCGGCTTAGATGAGGAAGCCGGTGGGCCCCGATCGCGGGCGAAGTGGTGTGAGCTTGTCCTCAAACACGAATCGCAGATTCGACGTCGCACTGAGAGCCGAAGAGTGCACTCACGGACGAGGAGTACGTTCAACTAA
- a CDS encoding uncharacterized protein (TransMembrane:2 (i20-36o42-60i)) — protein MQLLIQGGCVREDVCKGRELLFLSFLLSLFFFSQINQNKLVVIPRFVCVYLRVCVCVCWGPRKSSKLFFFSF, from the coding sequence ATGCAACTTTTGATTCAGGGAGGGTGTGTGAGGGAAGATGTATGCAAGGGGcgagagcttcttttcctgtcttttctcttgtctcttttttttttttcgcaaaTAAATCAAAACAAACTTGTTGTAATACCGCGTTTTGTGTGTGTATACCTacgtgtgtgtgtgtgtgtgtgctggGGGCCAAGAAAGTCATCTAAactgttctttttttccttttga